The DNA region GGTGGAGCCCGCGGTGGGACTGGTCGCGCTGTGGCTGCACGGGTCGCTCGCGCTGGGCGACTTCCAGGCGGGACGCAGCGACCTCGACCTGATCGCGGTGGTCGATCCGGCGGCAGCGGGGGCCGACCCGCGAGGACCGGGCGCCGAGCCCCGGTCCGCCCGGCAGGGGCTGGACGCCGCGCAGAAGCGCGCGCTGGCCGCGATGCACGCCCGGTTCGACGCCGAGGAGCCGCTTGCCGCCAAGCTGCACTGCTCGTACGTGGCCACCGGCGTGATCGGCGAGCAGGAGATCGGCCACCCGACCTGGGCGCACCGCTCGTGGTTCAGCCGCCCGGTGACCGCGGTGACCCGGCGCGAGCTGCTCACCGGCGACCGCTCGCTCTACGGGCCGCCGCCCGGCGCGCTGCTGCCGGCCGTGTCCGACGCGGAGCTGGCCGCCTTCGTCCGCGCCGACCTGCGGACGTTCTGGCTGCCCGCGACCCGACGACCGGTGCGCTGGCTCCAGGACGTGTGGGCGGACGCCGGACCGCTCACCGTCGCCCGCGCGACCGTCACGCTGCAGGACGGCCGCCTGATCACCAAGGGCGAGGCCCTGGACGTCCTGCTGCGGATCGGCGCGCCGCCGCGGCTGGTCGCCGACATCCGTGGCCGCCGCTACGGACGGCCGCTGCCGCTGTCCGCCGCGGGGCGCGTGCGCCGTGCCCAGACGGTCCGGACCTTCACGCGGTCGCGCATCCGGGCGGCCCTCGCGCTCGGCGAGGCGTAACGCGTCGCGGGGGTCGGCTGTCTACGCGCGGGTGGGTCGCGTCACCGTGCGCGCGGGCGGGTCGG from Actinacidiphila sp. DG2A-62 includes:
- a CDS encoding nucleotidyltransferase — encoded protein: MDEAVGALLDRFLAGLRAVEPAVGLVALWLHGSLALGDFQAGRSDLDLIAVVDPAAAGADPRGPGAEPRSARQGLDAAQKRALAAMHARFDAEEPLAAKLHCSYVATGVIGEQEIGHPTWAHRSWFSRPVTAVTRRELLTGDRSLYGPPPGALLPAVSDAELAAFVRADLRTFWLPATRRPVRWLQDVWADAGPLTVARATVTLQDGRLITKGEALDVLLRIGAPPRLVADIRGRRYGRPLPLSAAGRVRRAQTVRTFTRSRIRAALALGEA